The Gemmatimonadaceae bacterium genome segment ATGAGGGAAAGAGTGGTGGTCTGATCGCTTGGACGTCTGTCTCAACCACACGCGTGCAAGCGGTGCCGAAACAACCGACCGGCACTCGCCAGCGGGTCAGAACCCTCGCCGGAGGCAGTGATGCCAACGACGAGGGTTCGCCATTTCTGGACGCCGCTGCCGCAGCGGGCGGTCACATCGACTACCAGCCAATAGTGCTCGGCACGGAGGTGTGAGATGCTAGACAGCATGGTGCTCACGGTCGACGACGACGGCGCCGAGAACCGGCTCCACGGCGCCGTCGAAGACATCGAGCGCGAGTTGCACCACACCGGACATCGCTGATCTCCGATGAAGCCGTCCATGCGCACGCTCGCGCACGTTGGCGAATGGCGGATCGAGGTGCGCGCCGATTCACGAGAGGAGGTCTTCGCCGAGGTCGCGCGACAGATCGCCCGAGCCGCCGGCCCCACGGTCGGTTCCGACGGTGACTGGGAGCGGGTCGCCCTCGCCGCCCGCGACGACGCCACGCTTCTCGTGGACTGGGCCAACGAATTGATTGGCCGCGGTGAAGCGGCGGGACGGGCGTACGCCGAGGTGCGGAATATCGCCCTCGCGCCCTCCGGCGATACACCAGCAGCGTCTACCGCGGCGTTCCAGCGCTCGCAGCTCACCGCCGAGATACGAGGGCGCCGGGTCCCCGAGTGGCGCTCCCCACTCAAGGCGGCCACGTACCACGGGGCCGCGTTCGAGCGCCGACGCACGCGTTGGTTCGCGGCGCTACTGTTCGATATCTGACGAGCTCGGTGCCCCACGGGAGGGCCCATGCGCCGTGAGGATCTCATCGCGATTGGCGAGTTCGGCTTCGAGCTGCCGGCGTCCTGGCGCGCCGACATGCGCGTCCCCGCGCGCGTCTACGCCGACGCCGACCTGCTCGCCCCCATGCTTGCAGGCGAGGCGATGACGCAGCTCGTCAACGTCGCCACTCTCCCCGGCGTCGTCGATCACGTGTATGGCATGCCCGACATGCACGAGGGCTATGGCTTTCCCGTGGGCGGCGTCGCCGCCACACTCCTTCCTGATGGCGTCGTCTCGCCTGGTGGCGTGGGCTTCGATATCAATTGCGGCGTACGCCTGCTTACGCTCCCTTTTTCTCGCCGCGACGTTGGCTCGCGGCTCGAGGCGTTCGTGCACGAGCTGTCGCGCTCCATCCCTTCCGGCACGGGACGCGGCGTCGCGTGGCACCTCACCGATTCGGAGCTCGACGGAGTGCTTACCGGTGGCAGCGCACACCTCGTGCGGGCCCACGGGTTCGGCACGGAGCGCGATATCGCCCACACCGAGTCCGAGGGCTGTCTCGACGCCGCCGACCCCGCCATGGTCTCGGCGCGCGCCAAGGACCGCGGACGTGGCCAGCTCGGCTCCCTCGGCGCCGGAAATCACTTCGTGGAAGTCCAGGAGATTGAGTCCGTTCACGACGTCGCGGTCGCCTCTGCCTTCGATCTCTCCCCCGGCCGGCTCACTGTGCTCATTCACACCGGGTCGCGCGGGCTCGGCCATCAGGTATGCACCGACTACGTGAAGCTCATGGATGCGCACCTCGCCGCTTACGGCATCATCCTCCCCGACCGCCAACTCTCGTGCGCACCGGTGAGTTCGGCCGAAGGCTGCGCGTACTTCGCCGCCATGGCCTGCGCCGCGAATTTTGCGTGGGCCAACCGCCAGCGCATCACGCACACCGTGCGCGAGACCGCCGTGCGCGTGCTCGGCGCCGCCGGAAACGACGTCCACGTCGTGTACGACGTGGCCCACAACATCGCCAAGTTCGAGACGTACGGCGGTCGCCGTCTCTGCGTCCACCGCAAGGGAGCGACTCGCTCTTTCGGCCCGGGTAACCCCGAGCTTCCAACGGACTATCGCGCCGTCGGGCAGCCGGTGTTCATTCCCGGGAGCATGGGGACGGCATCGTGGGTGTTGGCGGGCGCCGCGGCGGCAGAGAACCTGTCCTGGAGCAGCGCCTGTCACGGCGCCGGGCGCTCGCTGAGCCGCCATGCCGCCGCACGGCAGGTGACGGGCGGCGCGCTCCGCCGCGAGCTTGAGGCGCAGGGTATCGTCGTGCGCTGCGCCAGCAACCGCGGCCTCGCTGAAGAGGCGCCGTTCGCTTACAAAGACGTCGACCGCGTCGCCGCGGTTGTCGAGGGCGCGCAGCTCGCCCGCCGCGTGGCCCGCCTGCGCCCGCTCGGGGTGATCAAGGGATGACCATCGAAGAACGCGTCGTCGAGGTCTCCCGCGAACTCGCCCGGGAGTTGCGCGGCGACCGCGCCGCGCGCGCCGTCACCCCTACCGCCTCGCTCGAGCGCGACGTCGGTATGGGAAGCCTCGAACGCGCCGAACTGTTCACTCGCCTCGAAGCCGCCTTCGGCCGCGAACTCGACGATCGCTTCCTGCTCCTCGATACGCCGCGCGAGATTGCAGCCGCTGTCGAACTGGCCCCGCGCATCGACGGCGCCATCGTCCCAGCGGAGCATGAAACCGCGGTCGCTGCCAGCACGCTGCGGCTCGATCAGGCTTTCACCCTCGTCGATGCACTGCGCCTGCGAGCAGATGCCGAGCCGGCGCGCATACACGCACGCCTGCACATGGACGATTCCACCCACCCCGTCACATACGGGGAACTCTGGCGCGGCGCCAAACAGATCGGCGCCGCTCTTGTGGCGCGCGGTGTCCGGGCCGGTGAGCCCGTCGCCCTCATGCTCCCCACCGGACTCGATTATCTGCAGTCGTTCATGGGAGTGCTCGCGGCCGGCGCGGTGGCCGTGCCCCTCTATCCGCCCGCGCGGCTCGACCGCCTTGGGGAATATCTGCGGCGGCAGTCGCGCATCCTCGCCAATGCCGAAGCGCGCGTGTTGATCGCCATGCCCGAAGCCGCGCCGGTGGCCCGCGCCCTCAAGACCGACGCTCCCGCATTGACGAACCCGGTCACGGCCCAGGTACTGCGCGACGAAGCCGATGTGGGCGCCGCCAGTGCTGGCATGCTTCCTCCCATCGCGGCCGAAGCGCCGGCGCTCATCCAGTACACGTCGGGCAGCACCGGCGACCCCAAAGGAGTGCTCCTGTCGCACGCCAACCTGCTGGCCAACATCCGCGCGATTTCCGCCGGCGTGGACATGCGCCCCACGGATGTCGTCGTGAGCTGGCTTCCGCTCTATCACGACATGGGGCTCATCGGCGCTTGGCTCACCGCGCTCGTCCAGGGTCTGCCCCTTGGCCTCATGTCGCCCCTCGCGTTTCTCGCGCGCCCCGAGCGCTGGCTCTGGGCCATCCATCAGGAGCGCGCCACCCTCTCCGCCGCCCCGAACTTTGCCTACGAACTGTGCGTGCGGAAAGTGCGCGACGAAACCATCGACGGGCTCGATCTCTCTACCTGGCGCTGTGCGCTCAACGGCTCCGAGGCGGTGAGCGCCGCGACGCTCGACCGTTTCGCGAACCGCTTCGAACGCTACGGCTTTCGCCGCGACGCCTTCATGCCCGTGTACGGGCTGGCCGAGAGTTCCGTCGCGCTCTGCTTTCCGGCGCTGGCGCGGCCGCCGCGCGTCGACGCCGTCGCCCGGGACCCGTTTACCCGCGACGGCCGCGCCGCCCCGGCCACCCCCGGAGACCGCACCGCGCTCCATTTCGTGTCGGTCGGACATCCTCTGCGCAACCACGAGGTGCGCGTAGTGGACGATCACGGAGCCGTGGTGGCCGAGCGAACCGTGGGGCGCGTCTGGTTCCGCGGCCCTTCGTGCATGCGCGGCTACTATCGCAACCCCGACGCCACCGCGCACGCGGTCACGGCCGATGGCTGGATCGACAGCGGCGACCTCGCGTATCTCAGTGACGGCGAGCTATACATCACCGGCCGCGCGAAGGATCTCATCATCAAGGGAGGGCGTAACCTCATCCCTCAGGAGATCGAGGAGATTGCCGGTGGCGTGGAGGGCATTCGGAAGGGATGCGTGGCCGCGTTCGGAGTGCCCGATCCCGCCACCGGCACCGAGCGTCTCATTGTCATCGCCGAAACACACGCTTCGTCCCCGGCCGATCGCGAACGCCTCGAGCGCGCCGTGGTCGAGGCGGTCTCGGTCGAGGTCGGCGTCCCGCCCGACGTCGTGCGCGTCCTCTCACCCGGCACCGTGCCCAAGACCCCCAGCGGCAAGATCCGCCGCTCGGCGGCGCGCGATGCCTACATTGCCGACGCCATGGGTGAGCGTCGTCGCGTGCCCTGGCGCGTGCGGGTCGGCATGGCCGTGGAGCTCGCCGCGCCGAAGTTGCATCGCGCTGCGCGCGCCGCCGGTCGTGCTCTCTACCTGGGCTACCTCGCGGTCGCCTCAACCGCTGCGCTTGTACTGCTGGTGCCGCTCGGCTATGTGCTCGTGCGCGTGTTGCCTCCCGGACGCCCGGTGCGTGTGCTCAGCCGTTTCGTCAGTCGCGTATTGCTCGCCGTCACGGGGTGTTCTGTGAGCGTGGAGGGCCTTGGGAGGCTTCCGTCGAACGGCCCACGCGTTCTCGTCGTGAACCACGCATCGTACGCCGACACGCCGGTACTCCTGGCGGCGCTGCCGATCGACTTCGTGTTCGTGGCCATGACCGAGATCCTCGGCTGGCGCTTCCTCGGCACATTCGCTCGCCGTGGTGAG includes the following:
- a CDS encoding RtcB family protein encodes the protein MRREDLIAIGEFGFELPASWRADMRVPARVYADADLLAPMLAGEAMTQLVNVATLPGVVDHVYGMPDMHEGYGFPVGGVAATLLPDGVVSPGGVGFDINCGVRLLTLPFSRRDVGSRLEAFVHELSRSIPSGTGRGVAWHLTDSELDGVLTGGSAHLVRAHGFGTERDIAHTESEGCLDAADPAMVSARAKDRGRGQLGSLGAGNHFVEVQEIESVHDVAVASAFDLSPGRLTVLIHTGSRGLGHQVCTDYVKLMDAHLAAYGIILPDRQLSCAPVSSAEGCAYFAAMACAANFAWANRQRITHTVRETAVRVLGAAGNDVHVVYDVAHNIAKFETYGGRRLCVHRKGATRSFGPGNPELPTDYRAVGQPVFIPGSMGTASWVLAGAAAAENLSWSSACHGAGRSLSRHAAARQVTGGALRRELEAQGIVVRCASNRGLAEEAPFAYKDVDRVAAVVEGAQLARRVARLRPLGVIKG
- a CDS encoding archease encodes the protein MKPSMRTLAHVGEWRIEVRADSREEVFAEVARQIARAAGPTVGSDGDWERVALAARDDATLLVDWANELIGRGEAAGRAYAEVRNIALAPSGDTPAASTAAFQRSQLTAEIRGRRVPEWRSPLKAATYHGAAFERRRTRWFAALLFDI
- a CDS encoding AMP-binding protein, whose amino-acid sequence is MTIEERVVEVSRELARELRGDRAARAVTPTASLERDVGMGSLERAELFTRLEAAFGRELDDRFLLLDTPREIAAAVELAPRIDGAIVPAEHETAVAASTLRLDQAFTLVDALRLRADAEPARIHARLHMDDSTHPVTYGELWRGAKQIGAALVARGVRAGEPVALMLPTGLDYLQSFMGVLAAGAVAVPLYPPARLDRLGEYLRRQSRILANAEARVLIAMPEAAPVARALKTDAPALTNPVTAQVLRDEADVGAASAGMLPPIAAEAPALIQYTSGSTGDPKGVLLSHANLLANIRAISAGVDMRPTDVVVSWLPLYHDMGLIGAWLTALVQGLPLGLMSPLAFLARPERWLWAIHQERATLSAAPNFAYELCVRKVRDETIDGLDLSTWRCALNGSEAVSAATLDRFANRFERYGFRRDAFMPVYGLAESSVALCFPALARPPRVDAVARDPFTRDGRAAPATPGDRTALHFVSVGHPLRNHEVRVVDDHGAVVAERTVGRVWFRGPSCMRGYYRNPDATAHAVTADGWIDSGDLAYLSDGELYITGRAKDLIIKGGRNLIPQEIEEIAGGVEGIRKGCVAAFGVPDPATGTERLIVIAETHASSPADRERLERAVVEAVSVEVGVPPDVVRVLSPGTVPKTPSGKIRRSAARDAYIADAMGERRRVPWRVRVGMAVELAAPKLHRAARAAGRALYLGYLAVASTAALVLLVPLGYVLVRVLPPGRPVRVLSRFVSRVLLAVTGCSVSVEGLGRLPSNGPRVLVVNHASYADTPVLLAALPIDFVFVAMTEILGWRFLGTFARRGEHPTVDRWHVQQSLADAAAIEARLRRGESALFFAEGGFSGTKGLRPFRLGAFTAAAAAGAPVIPMALRGTRAALPADARFPHPSRIHLWIGEPLRPSGTDLAAAVDLRDRAAAAIAEQCGEPQFIVA